One segment of Setaria viridis chromosome 4, Setaria_viridis_v4.0, whole genome shotgun sequence DNA contains the following:
- the LOC117853701 gene encoding G-type lectin S-receptor-like serine/threonine-protein kinase At2g19130 → MAPTTALLLLMAVGVAIHGGGARCFASDTISANSGISGSRTVVSKGGNFELGFFSPAGDGSTTRSSPRSYYVGIWYKKAVSQRTPVWVANRAVPVSDPASSQLAVAADGNLVLINEAGKLVWSSNVSSAAGSSNGTVEAVILDTGNLVLRREKGEVLWQSIEHPTDTWLPGVHLGLNKITGDVRALVSWKSSGDPAPGMFTLGIDPNGSSQFFLSWNRTVSFWSSGEWNGDIFAGIPEMTSHDKYDFEFVSDANASYFTYSLQDPTVISRLVLDVSGQARQIMWVPSAGEWMVIWMEPHQLCDVYAVCGAFGVCSEKSEPFCTCPAGFRPASVGDWELGDHSHGCRRNHPLQCDRRNANSSVHGEDDGDAFLLAPGISLPRNPSPAQASSAQDCRLACLRSCDCTAYSYGSRCALWYGGLLNLQRRVDDTAGVDDLYLRLSAMDVPSEGRKRRIVFARVATVVTLVLGLSVIVFVAVRTFRRKQRSITFMQAASEGGNLVAFKYSDVRRATRNFSEKLGGGGFGSVYKGTLPGGGRAAIAVKKLEGRLCVGEKQFWNEVRTIGVIQHVNLVRLRGFCSHGGERLLVYDHMPNGSLDKALFGGAAPALSWPARFRIALGTARGLLYLHEGCRDRIIHCDVKPENILLDGVLVPKVADFGMAKLVGREFSRVLTTARGTVGYLAPEWISGVPVTAKADVYSYGMVLLEIVSGRRNAWGSEDTEQGPSFSGYFPLVAARMVSGGEVLAGLLDERLRGDADVDAGEVERVCRVACWCVQDDEAHRPSMELVVQALEGVVAVDVPPVPRSLQALVEGSGSVMSALTGACFDGISRSHLGNSLDVIAIGGSY, encoded by the coding sequence ATGGCTCCGACGACAGCGCTACTGCTTCTCATGGCCGTGGGCGTGGCCATCCACGGCGGCGGTGCCCGGTGCTTCGCATCGGACACCATCTCCGCTAACTCCGGCATCTCTGGCAGCCGGACCGTCGTGTCCAAAGGCGGCAACTTCGAGCTGGGCTTCTTCAGCCCGGCAGGTGACGGCAGCACGACGAGATCCTCCCCTCGCAGCTACTACGTGGGCATCTGGTACAAGAAGGCCGTGTCGCAGCGCACGCCCGTGTGGGTCGCCAATAGAGCCGTGCCGGTCTCCGACCCCGCGTCCTCCCAGCTCGCCGTAGCGGCGGACGGCAACCTCGTGCTCATCAACGAAGCCGGCAAGCTCGTCTGGTCCTCGAACgtcagctccgccgccggcagctcGAACGGCACCGTCGAGGCGGTCATCTTGGACACCGGGAATCTCGTCCTCCGGCGCGAGAAAGGCGAGGTCCTGTGGCAGAGCATAGAGCACCCCACCGACACGTGGCTCCCGGGCGTCCATCTCGGCTTGAACAAGATCACCGGCGACGTGCGGGCTCTGGTCTCCTGGAAGAGCTCCGGCGACCCGGCTCCCGGCATGTTCACCTTGGGGATCGACCCGAACGGGAGCAGCCAGTTCTTCCTCAGCTGGAACAGGACCGTGAGTTTCTGGAGCAGTGGGGAGTGGAACGGCGACATATTTGCCGGGATCCCGGAGATGACGTCGCACGACAAGTACGACTTCGAGTTCGTGTCCGACGCCAACGCCAGCTACTTCACCTACTCCCTGCAGGACCCCACGGTGATCTCCAGGCTCGTCCTGGACGTTTCCGGCCAGGCGAGGCAGATCATGTGGGTGCCGTCCGCCGGCGAGTGGATGGTCATCTGGATGGAGCCGCACCAGCTCTGCGACGTCTACGCTGTCTGCGGCGCGTTCGGCGTCTGCAGCGAGAAGAGCGAGCCCTTCTGCACCTGCCCCGCCGGCTTCCGCCCCGCCTCCGTGGGGGACTGGGAGCTAGGAGATCACTCGCATGGCTGCCGCCGGAACCATCCCTTGCAGTGTGATCGTCGTAACGCGAACAGCTCGGTgcacggcgaggacgacggTGACGCCTTCTTGCTGGCGCCAGGCATTTCTCTGCCGAGAAATCCATCGCCTGCACAGGCATCAAGCGCTCAAGACTGCAGGTTGGCGTGCTTGAGGAGCTGCGATTGCACCGCTTACTCTTACGGCAGCCGCTGCGCTCTGTGGTACGGTGGCTTGCTAAACCTGCAGCGGCGCGTCGACGACACGGCCGGCGTGGATGACCTTTACCTCCGGTTGTCCGCCATGGACGTGCCATCGGAAGGTCGAAAGAGAAGGATCGTCTTTGCTCGAGTTGCCACAGTTGTGACCTTGGTCCTTGGCTTGTCTGTCATCGTGTTCGTGGCGGTTAGGACGTTTAGGAGAAAGCAGAGGAGCATAACATTCATGCAGGCAGCATCGGAAGGTGGCAACCTCGTGGCGTTCAAGTACAGCGACGTGAGGAGGGCGACCAGGAACTTCTCGGagaagctcggcggcggcggcttcgggtCGGTGTACAAGGGGACgctgcccggcggcggccgggcagcCATCGCGGTGAAGAAGCTCGAAGGCCGCCTCTGCGTGGGGGAGAAGCAGTTCTGGAACGAGGTGCGCACCATCGGCGTTATCCAGCACGTCAACCTCGTCCGCCTCCGCGGCTTCTGCTcccacggcggcgagcggctgcTCGTCTACGACCACATGCCCAACGGCTCCCTGGACAAGGCGCTCTTCgggggagcggcgccggcgttGAGCTGGCCGGCGAGGTTCCGGATCGCGCTCGGCACGGCGCGGGGCCTTCTGTACCTCCACGAGGGTTGCCGGGACCGCATCATCCACTGCGACGTCAAGCCGGAGAACATCCTCCTCGACGGGGTCCTCGTTCccaaggtcgccgacttcggcaTGGCGAAGCTGGTGGGGAGGGAGTTCAGCCGCGTCCTGACCACGGCGCGGGGCACCGTCGGGTACCTCGCGCCGGAGTGGATCTCCGGCGTGCCGGTTACCGCCAAGGCCGACGTGTACAGCTACGGGATGGTCCTGCTGGAGATCGTCTCCGGGCGGCGGAACGCGTGGGGCTCGGAGGACACGGAGCAGGGCCCGTCGTTCTCGGGGTACTTCCCGCtggtggcggcgaggatggtGAGCGGAGGGGAGGTGCTCGCCGGGCTGCTGGACGAGCGCCTGCGCGGCGACGCGGACGTAGACGCCGGGGAGGTGGAGCGCGTGTGCAGGGTGGCCTGCTGGTGCGTGCAGGACGACGAGGCGCACCGGCCGTCGATGGAGCTGGTGGTACAGGCGCTGGAGGGGGTCGTCGCCGTGGACGTGCCGCCGGTTCCGAGGTCGCTGCAAGCCTTGGTCGAGGGTTCCGGCTCTGTTATGAGTGCGCTTACCGGTGCGTGCTTTGATGGAATCTCACGATCCCATCTAGGAAACAGTTTGGATGTCATCGCGATTGGTGGCAGCTATTAA
- the LOC117852823 gene encoding calcium-binding protein PBP1 gives MASQQRQMHQQQQAASAPAVGFEDYLPVMAERLGEDGLMRELASGFRLLMDPSRGLITFDSLRRNAPLLGLGPMSDDDLRGMLAEGDFDGDGALSEMEFCVLMVRLSPELMDEPRRWLDDAVAQASQFLFTS, from the coding sequence ATGGCGTCTCAGCAGAGGCAgatgcatcagcagcagcaggcggcgtcggcgccggcggtggggtTCGAGGACTACCTGCCGGTGATGGCGGAGCGGCTGGGGGAGGACGGCCTGATGCGGGAGCTGGCGAGCGGGTTCCGCCTGCTCATGGACCCGTCCCGGGGGCTCATCACCTTCGACAGCCTCCGCCGCAACGCGCCGCTGCTGGGCCTGGGACCCATGTCCGACGACGACCTCCGCGGGATGCTCGCCGAGGGCGacttcgacggcgacggcgcgctcAGCGAGATGGAGTTCTGCGTCCTCATGGTGCGGCTCAGCCCGGAGCTCATGGACGAGCCGCGAAGGTGGCTCGACGACGCCGTCGCGCAGGCGTCCCAGTTCCTCTTCACCAGCTAG
- the LOC117852822 gene encoding beta-glucosidase 25 isoform X2: MVTYLSKYVINGTGEPNEEGLNYYNGLIDAVLDKGMQPYVTLFHWDLPQALEDRYGGWLNSQIVDDFVHYASTCFKEFGDRVKHWITFNEPHNFAIEGYDLGIQAPGRCSILSHMFCRDGKSSTEPYVVAHNILLAHAGAFHTYKQHFKNEQGGLIGIALDSKWYEPWTDVDEDTQAAARAMDFELGWFLDPLMFGHYPPSMQKLAGDRLPQFSTQASKLVSGSLDFVGINHYTTLYVRNDRMQIRKLVMNDASTDSATIPTAYRHGKRIGETAASRWLHIVPWGMFKLMKHIKEKYGNPPVIVTENGMDDANLPFSRLEDVLQDDKRIRYHNDYMSNLLDAIRKEGCNVHGYFVWSLLDNWEWNSGYTVRFGLYYIDYNNNLTRIPKASVEWFSRFLAQETAII; encoded by the exons ATGGTCACGTATCTTTCCAAGTATGTAATAA ATGGGACTGGTGAACCTAATGAAGAAGGATTGAATTACTATAACGGCCTCATAGATGCTGTATTAGACAAAG GTATGCAACCATATGTAACACTCTTTCACTGGGACCTTCCGCAAGCACTAGAAGACAGATATGGTGGATGGTTAAACTCCCAAATCGT GGATGATTTTGTTCACTATGCCTCTACTTGCTTCAAGGAATTTGGAGATAGAGTGAAACACTGGATCACTTTTAACGAGCCCCATAATTTTGCGATTGAAGGCTATGACCTTGGTATTCAAGCGCCTGGGAGATGTTCCATTCTGTCTCACATGTTCTGTAGGGATGGTAAATCATCAACTGAACCATACGTTGTAGCTCACAACATCCTCTTAGCACATGCTGGTGCTTTTCATACTTACAAGCAGCATTTCAAG AATGAACAAGGAGGTCTCATTGGAATCGCGCTTGATTCAAAATGGTATGAACCATGGACAGATGTCGATGAGGACACACAGGCAGCAGCACGAGCAATGGACTTTGAGCTTGGATG GTTCCTGGATCCCTTAATGTTTGGCCACTATCCTCCTTCTATGCAGAAACTTGCAGGCGATAGGCTGCCTCAGTTTTCAACTCAGGCTTCGAAGTTAGTATCGGGTTCGCTAGATTTTGTGGGCATAAACCACTATACCACATTGTATGTTAGGAACGACAGAATGCAAATCAGAAAACTTGTAATGAATGATGCTTCAACTGATTCTGCGACCATACCAACTG CGTACAGGCATGGAAAGAGAATAGGAGAAACG GCAGCATCAAGATGGCTGCACATAGTTCCCTGGGGTATGTTCAAACTGATGaagcacatcaaagaaaagtatgGAAATCCACCTGTGATCGTCACTGAAAACG GCATGGATGACGCAAACCTCCCATTTTCGAGATTAGAGGATGTTCTGCAGGATGATAAAAGGATACGGTACCACAACGACTACATGTCTAACCTCCTAGATGCTATAAG GAAGGAAGGCTGCAACGTCCATGGCTACTTCGTATGGTCGCTGCTCGATAACTGGGAGTGGAACTCTGGGTACACGGTGAGGTTTGGTCTCTACTACATCGACTACAACAACAACCTGACGAGGATTCCCAAGGCATCTGTCGAGTGGTTCAGCCGGTTCTTAGCCCAGGAGACGGCTATAATTTAG
- the LOC117852822 gene encoding beta-glucosidase 25 isoform X1, with amino-acid sequence MGVLTLVHILISFTTCAEALRRADFPPGFVFGTASSAYQYEGAVNEGQRGPTIWDTLTRRPGRVIDFSNADVAVDHYHRYKEDVDLMKDIGMDAYRFSISWSRIFPNGTGEPNEEGLNYYNGLIDAVLDKGMQPYVTLFHWDLPQALEDRYGGWLNSQIVDDFVHYASTCFKEFGDRVKHWITFNEPHNFAIEGYDLGIQAPGRCSILSHMFCRDGKSSTEPYVVAHNILLAHAGAFHTYKQHFKNEQGGLIGIALDSKWYEPWTDVDEDTQAAARAMDFELGWFLDPLMFGHYPPSMQKLAGDRLPQFSTQASKLVSGSLDFVGINHYTTLYVRNDRMQIRKLVMNDASTDSATIPTAYRHGKRIGETAASRWLHIVPWGMFKLMKHIKEKYGNPPVIVTENGMDDANLPFSRLEDVLQDDKRIRYHNDYMSNLLDAIRKEGCNVHGYFVWSLLDNWEWNSGYTVRFGLYYIDYNNNLTRIPKASVEWFSRFLAQETAII; translated from the exons ATGGGTGTTCTGACACTGGTTCATATCCTTATCAGCTTCACTACTTGTGCTGAAGCTCTACGGAGAGCAGACTTCCCTCCAGGTTTTGTCTTTGGCACTGCTTCTTCAGCTTACCAG TATGAAGGCGCTGTCAACGAGGGTCAACGTGGACCTACAATATGGGATACTCTCACAAGACGACCTG GACGGGTGATAGATTTCAGCAATGCAGATGTTGCTGTTGATCACTACCATCGTTACAAG GAAGATGTGGACTTGATGAAGGACATTGGCATGGATGCGTACCGGTTCTCTATCTCATGGTCACGTATCTTTCCAA ATGGGACTGGTGAACCTAATGAAGAAGGATTGAATTACTATAACGGCCTCATAGATGCTGTATTAGACAAAG GTATGCAACCATATGTAACACTCTTTCACTGGGACCTTCCGCAAGCACTAGAAGACAGATATGGTGGATGGTTAAACTCCCAAATCGT GGATGATTTTGTTCACTATGCCTCTACTTGCTTCAAGGAATTTGGAGATAGAGTGAAACACTGGATCACTTTTAACGAGCCCCATAATTTTGCGATTGAAGGCTATGACCTTGGTATTCAAGCGCCTGGGAGATGTTCCATTCTGTCTCACATGTTCTGTAGGGATGGTAAATCATCAACTGAACCATACGTTGTAGCTCACAACATCCTCTTAGCACATGCTGGTGCTTTTCATACTTACAAGCAGCATTTCAAG AATGAACAAGGAGGTCTCATTGGAATCGCGCTTGATTCAAAATGGTATGAACCATGGACAGATGTCGATGAGGACACACAGGCAGCAGCACGAGCAATGGACTTTGAGCTTGGATG GTTCCTGGATCCCTTAATGTTTGGCCACTATCCTCCTTCTATGCAGAAACTTGCAGGCGATAGGCTGCCTCAGTTTTCAACTCAGGCTTCGAAGTTAGTATCGGGTTCGCTAGATTTTGTGGGCATAAACCACTATACCACATTGTATGTTAGGAACGACAGAATGCAAATCAGAAAACTTGTAATGAATGATGCTTCAACTGATTCTGCGACCATACCAACTG CGTACAGGCATGGAAAGAGAATAGGAGAAACG GCAGCATCAAGATGGCTGCACATAGTTCCCTGGGGTATGTTCAAACTGATGaagcacatcaaagaaaagtatgGAAATCCACCTGTGATCGTCACTGAAAACG GCATGGATGACGCAAACCTCCCATTTTCGAGATTAGAGGATGTTCTGCAGGATGATAAAAGGATACGGTACCACAACGACTACATGTCTAACCTCCTAGATGCTATAAG GAAGGAAGGCTGCAACGTCCATGGCTACTTCGTATGGTCGCTGCTCGATAACTGGGAGTGGAACTCTGGGTACACGGTGAGGTTTGGTCTCTACTACATCGACTACAACAACAACCTGACGAGGATTCCCAAGGCATCTGTCGAGTGGTTCAGCCGGTTCTTAGCCCAGGAGACGGCTATAATTTAG
- the LOC117852822 gene encoding beta-glucosidase 25 isoform X3, with the protein MKDIGMDAYRFSISWSRIFPNGTGEPNEEGLNYYNGLIDAVLDKGMQPYVTLFHWDLPQALEDRYGGWLNSQIVDDFVHYASTCFKEFGDRVKHWITFNEPHNFAIEGYDLGIQAPGRCSILSHMFCRDGKSSTEPYVVAHNILLAHAGAFHTYKQHFKNEQGGLIGIALDSKWYEPWTDVDEDTQAAARAMDFELGWFLDPLMFGHYPPSMQKLAGDRLPQFSTQASKLVSGSLDFVGINHYTTLYVRNDRMQIRKLVMNDASTDSATIPTAYRHGKRIGETAASRWLHIVPWGMFKLMKHIKEKYGNPPVIVTENGMDDANLPFSRLEDVLQDDKRIRYHNDYMSNLLDAIRKEGCNVHGYFVWSLLDNWEWNSGYTVRFGLYYIDYNNNLTRIPKASVEWFSRFLAQETAII; encoded by the exons ATGAAGGACATTGGCATGGATGCGTACCGGTTCTCTATCTCATGGTCACGTATCTTTCCAA ATGGGACTGGTGAACCTAATGAAGAAGGATTGAATTACTATAACGGCCTCATAGATGCTGTATTAGACAAAG GTATGCAACCATATGTAACACTCTTTCACTGGGACCTTCCGCAAGCACTAGAAGACAGATATGGTGGATGGTTAAACTCCCAAATCGT GGATGATTTTGTTCACTATGCCTCTACTTGCTTCAAGGAATTTGGAGATAGAGTGAAACACTGGATCACTTTTAACGAGCCCCATAATTTTGCGATTGAAGGCTATGACCTTGGTATTCAAGCGCCTGGGAGATGTTCCATTCTGTCTCACATGTTCTGTAGGGATGGTAAATCATCAACTGAACCATACGTTGTAGCTCACAACATCCTCTTAGCACATGCTGGTGCTTTTCATACTTACAAGCAGCATTTCAAG AATGAACAAGGAGGTCTCATTGGAATCGCGCTTGATTCAAAATGGTATGAACCATGGACAGATGTCGATGAGGACACACAGGCAGCAGCACGAGCAATGGACTTTGAGCTTGGATG GTTCCTGGATCCCTTAATGTTTGGCCACTATCCTCCTTCTATGCAGAAACTTGCAGGCGATAGGCTGCCTCAGTTTTCAACTCAGGCTTCGAAGTTAGTATCGGGTTCGCTAGATTTTGTGGGCATAAACCACTATACCACATTGTATGTTAGGAACGACAGAATGCAAATCAGAAAACTTGTAATGAATGATGCTTCAACTGATTCTGCGACCATACCAACTG CGTACAGGCATGGAAAGAGAATAGGAGAAACG GCAGCATCAAGATGGCTGCACATAGTTCCCTGGGGTATGTTCAAACTGATGaagcacatcaaagaaaagtatgGAAATCCACCTGTGATCGTCACTGAAAACG GCATGGATGACGCAAACCTCCCATTTTCGAGATTAGAGGATGTTCTGCAGGATGATAAAAGGATACGGTACCACAACGACTACATGTCTAACCTCCTAGATGCTATAAG GAAGGAAGGCTGCAACGTCCATGGCTACTTCGTATGGTCGCTGCTCGATAACTGGGAGTGGAACTCTGGGTACACGGTGAGGTTTGGTCTCTACTACATCGACTACAACAACAACCTGACGAGGATTCCCAAGGCATCTGTCGAGTGGTTCAGCCGGTTCTTAGCCCAGGAGACGGCTATAATTTAG